The segment TCGGATTCTCACCTAACGTGCACGATCACTCGTTCAGAGAGATGATGTTTGAGGCAGCAACGAGAGCCTTCCAGGACGCTGGAGCGATGAACCCGAGAGAACAAGTTGACGCGTTCATCTCGTGCCAAGAAGATTTCTGGGAAGGCATATCTATCTCAGACGAGTTCGCCCCTGACCCTATAGGGGGTTCTATGAGACCTACTATGACGGTTGCAGGAGACGGAATAGAGGGATTGGCTCACGGTGTGATGTTGATAAAAACTGGGATAGCTGATGTGGTCGTAGTCGAATCGCACGCTAAGCCAAGCGATATTCTTACTTTCAATAAGATAGTAGAACTTGCTATGGACCCGATCTACTTAAGAGGGAGAAAAGTGGTGAACTACCATTTCATAGCAGCTCTTGACGCTGTAAAGTACATGCGTAGGACTGGAATAAGTAGAGAAGACCTAGCGTCTGTGGTAATTAAGAACAAGGGTAATGGATTGAAAACTTCAAGGGCACCTTTCTCCTCTAGGCTGTCTAAAGAGGACGTGATGTCTCAAGAAGTTATCGTTTATCCGTTCACCGACGTGGACATAGCTAGACCAGTCGACGCAGGGATAGTGGTTATCTTAGCCTCAGATTCTTTCTCACGAAAGTTCAACGATACACCTATAGCGATAAAAGGGATAGGATACGCCACAGATAGTTCTAACTTTGAGTTGGCCGCGTTAGGCGAGGCCAATTACATGAGAGTGGCCTCATCGATAGCCTATGACATGGCCAACATTGAATCTCCTTTAAAAGTCTCTGGAATCTTCGTAGATGATAGGTATAGTTACAAGGAACTAGAACATCTGGAGGCTTTAGGAATCAACGAGGTGGCTGAAAAGTTGAAAGAAGGTTACTTCCATCAAGGCAGTTACCTGCCAGTTAATCCGTTTGGAGGGCACTTGGCCAAAGGCTATCCGCTGGAGGCGGCTGGATTGTCCTTGGTCCTTGACGCGGTGGAGTACTTAAGGGAGGGAGCCGAATCGGCCATAGTTGGTAGTTGGAGAGGGATTCCAACTTTCACTGGGGGTACGGTGGTGTTAAGCAGATGAGAACCAACCTTAAGTTTAGAAGAGTGGCTGCGATCGGAGCAGGCTTGACTGAATTCAGAAGGAGAACTTTAGAGACGCCGCAGGAGTTAGCTTGGGAGGCCTCAAGGAAAGCATTAGACGAGGCAGGTTTGGAACTTAGGGATATAGATTGCGTGGTTATCGGTAGCGCTCCTGATGCGTTTGATGGGGTACACATGAAGGGAGAGTACTTATCTCACGGCTCAGGTGGGATAAGGAAGCCCACAAGTAGAGTCTACGTTGGAGGGGCAACAGGTGTTATGACTGCAATATCGGGTTGGTATCACGTCGCAAGCGGGCTCTGTAAGAATGTTCTAGCGGTAGCGGAGGAAAAGATGAGCCCAGGAAGACCTCATCCTCAGGCTGTATTTAGATATATTTGGGATCCAATAACAGAGAAGCCGCTAAACCCCAACCTAATCTGGATATTCGCCATGGAAATGCATCGATACATGTATGTGAATAAGGTAAGCAAAGAGGAGATAGCGCTAGTGTCAGTTAAAAACAAGCGAAATGCAATCAATAATCCGTACGCACAACTGGGAGGACAGATCACCGTGGACGACGTTCTTAAAAGTGAAGTTCTAGTGTGGCCAGTTCAGCTTTTGGACGTGAGTCCTGTAAGTGACGGGGCAGCAGCGATGGTGTTCGTTGAGGGGGACATCGCCAGGAGATACACGGACACACCGGTCTGGATAGAGGGAGTGGGCTGGACATTAGATAACACCAGTTGGCCAGATAGGGAGTTAGCTTATCCTAGATATCTAGAGAACGCTGCTAGGATGGCTTACACAATGGCCGGAATAGAAAGACCGCAGAAAGAGATAGACGTTATTGAACCTTACGATCCCTTTGATTATAAAGAGTTACATCACATAGAGGGCTTACTGTTGGCCAAGAGAGGAGAGGCCCCACTTTTACTTAAG is part of the Metallosphaera cuprina Ar-4 genome and harbors:
- a CDS encoding thiolase domain-containing protein, encoding MVGVDIVGVGWFGFSPNVHDHSFREMMFEAATRAFQDAGAMNPREQVDAFISCQEDFWEGISISDEFAPDPIGGSMRPTMTVAGDGIEGLAHGVMLIKTGIADVVVVESHAKPSDILTFNKIVELAMDPIYLRGRKVVNYHFIAALDAVKYMRRTGISREDLASVVIKNKGNGLKTSRAPFSSRLSKEDVMSQEVIVYPFTDVDIARPVDAGIVVILASDSFSRKFNDTPIAIKGIGYATDSSNFELAALGEANYMRVASSIAYDMANIESPLKVSGIFVDDRYSYKELEHLEALGINEVAEKLKEGYFHQGSYLPVNPFGGHLAKGYPLEAAGLSLVLDAVEYLREGAESAIVGSWRGIPTFTGGTVVLSR
- a CDS encoding thiolase domain-containing protein; amino-acid sequence: MRTNLKFRRVAAIGAGLTEFRRRTLETPQELAWEASRKALDEAGLELRDIDCVVIGSAPDAFDGVHMKGEYLSHGSGGIRKPTSRVYVGGATGVMTAISGWYHVASGLCKNVLAVAEEKMSPGRPHPQAVFRYIWDPITEKPLNPNLIWIFAMEMHRYMYVNKVSKEEIALVSVKNKRNAINNPYAQLGGQITVDDVLKSEVLVWPVQLLDVSPVSDGAAAMVFVEGDIARRYTDTPVWIEGVGWTLDNTSWPDRELAYPRYLENAARMAYTMAGIERPQKEIDVIEPYDPFDYKELHHIEGLLLAKRGEAPLLLKEGFFDVDGDIPSSPSGGLLGVGNPIAAAGLMKVISIYWQLKGTAGKMQVKRPVHTGLAQAWGDLMQASTVIIMRN